A stretch of the Desulfobacter sp. genome encodes the following:
- a CDS encoding sulfite exporter TauE/SafE family protein: protein MTYILLYLGVGGIAGVLAGFLGIGGGLVIVPMLTFIFTAQGIDHGLLLHMALGTSLASILFTSVSSMRSHHKRGAVAWNVLAKITPGILVGTFGGSWIASMLSTNFLKGFFGVFLIYVATQMLMGIKPKPNREIPGTFGIFFAGNIIGVFSSLVGIGGGTLSVPFLVWCNTKIHKAIGTSAAIGLPIAVAGTIGYVVNGLNVHGLPPFCLGFVNLKALAGIVAASVLTAPIGVRLAHSLPIDKLKRIFAILLYVVGAKMLGSILF from the coding sequence ATGACATATATTTTGTTGTATCTGGGGGTAGGGGGCATTGCCGGTGTATTGGCAGGATTTTTAGGAATTGGCGGAGGGCTGGTGATTGTTCCCATGCTGACCTTTATTTTTACGGCCCAGGGCATTGACCACGGGCTGCTTCTTCACATGGCGCTGGGCACCTCTTTGGCCAGTATTTTGTTTACCTCGGTGTCAAGCATGCGTTCCCACCATAAGAGGGGGGCTGTGGCCTGGAATGTCCTGGCTAAAATTACACCGGGCATTCTGGTGGGAACCTTTGGGGGCAGCTGGATTGCTTCCATGCTTTCCACCAACTTTCTCAAAGGGTTTTTCGGGGTATTCCTGATATACGTGGCCACCCAGATGCTCATGGGCATCAAGCCAAAACCCAACCGTGAAATTCCCGGAACCTTTGGAATTTTCTTTGCCGGAAATATTATCGGGGTGTTTTCCAGCCTTGTGGGCATTGGGGGCGGCACCTTGTCAGTGCCTTTTCTGGTCTGGTGCAATACGAAAATCCACAAGGCTATTGGCACATCAGCTGCCATTGGGCTGCCCATTGCCGTTGCAGGCACCATCGGGTATGTGGTCAACGGGCTGAATGTGCACGGGCTTCCCCCTTTTTGCCTGGGGTTTGTCAATCTCAAGGCCCTGGCAGGGATCGTGGCGGCCAGTGTATTGACCGCCCCCATTGGGGTCCGTCTGGCCCACAGCCTGCCCATTGACAAGTTAAAGCGGATATTTGCAATACTGCTTTATGTGGTGGGAGCCAAAATGCTGGGTTCCATCCTTTTTTAA
- a CDS encoding FadR family transcriptional regulator: MGKSHFVELKIVEMVRKKKLMPGGRLPSERALAAEFKVSRNTIREAIRGLAEKKILSCRRGSGSYVAANAGDLVAARLKTDLENQKKRLAQIFEVRKILEPGVARKAAKVISSRALEKMEKMLSLQKAALASGQDTTEYDKKFHEILVKSTNNSVLWSVFTALTAILEESRKMQSAERAGHSVDSHVKILACLKARDGQGAYQAMSEHMDGVEDILTRMIEESK; this comes from the coding sequence ATGGGCAAAAGCCATTTTGTTGAATTAAAGATTGTGGAAATGGTCCGAAAAAAAAAACTGATGCCAGGAGGCCGCCTGCCGTCTGAAAGGGCCCTGGCTGCTGAATTTAAGGTTTCAAGAAATACCATCCGCGAGGCCATCCGGGGCCTGGCTGAAAAAAAGATACTCTCCTGCCGCAGGGGATCTGGATCCTATGTGGCTGCCAATGCCGGCGATCTTGTTGCCGCCCGGCTGAAAACAGATCTTGAAAATCAAAAAAAGAGGCTGGCCCAGATTTTTGAAGTCAGAAAGATCCTGGAACCTGGTGTTGCCCGGAAAGCGGCCAAGGTCATAAGCTCCCGGGCCCTTGAAAAGATGGAAAAGATGCTTTCCCTGCAAAAAGCCGCCCTGGCATCGGGGCAGGATACCACCGAGTACGACAAAAAATTCCATGAAATTTTGGTTAAATCCACAAATAACTCAGTTCTCTGGTCCGTATTCACCGCCCTGACCGCCATCCTTGAAGAGAGCCGGAAGATGCAGTCAGCTGAGCGTGCAGGCCATTCAGTGGATTCTCACGTAAAAATACTGGCCTGCTTGAAAGCGCGGGATGGCCAAGGGGCCTACCAGGCCATGAGCGAGCACATGGACGGAGTAGAAGATATTTTAACGCGAATGATAGAGGAATCCAAATGA
- a CDS encoding universal stress protein, protein MKFEKILNPVDGSDHSKNSTQYAIELARQFDSKIILLHCHNRFPVVLSEPYFQQAIDEIMRASETLIKPFEEILESAGVDYEVRILEGLPGSTIADVVRIEKIDLVVMGSRGVSDFEGLFLGSVAHQVLHKSDCPVFIAK, encoded by the coding sequence ATGAAGTTTGAAAAAATCTTAAACCCGGTTGACGGGTCTGATCATTCCAAAAATTCCACCCAATATGCCATTGAACTGGCAAGGCAGTTTGATTCCAAAATCATACTCCTACACTGCCATAACCGATTTCCCGTGGTTCTGTCTGAACCCTATTTCCAGCAGGCCATAGATGAAATCATGAGGGCGTCTGAAACTTTGATAAAACCCTTTGAAGAGATTCTTGAGTCGGCCGGGGTGGATTATGAGGTTAGGATTCTGGAAGGGTTGCCCGGATCAACCATTGCCGATGTGGTTCGGATTGAAAAAATTGACCTGGTGGTCATGGGCTCCAGGGGGGTTTCGGATTTTGAAGGATTGTTTTTAGGCTCTGTGGCCCACCAGGTCCTTCATAAATCCGACTGCCCGGTATTCATTGCTAAATAA
- a CDS encoding DUF3365 domain-containing protein, with protein sequence MRPAMSSSYISRQVMTRLNIKDASNYHYRRVSIKPRNQASAPDDFEKKLISGFNQNRKLSFWEDSTLVNGKEYHLVARPVTFKRSCMQCHGEPEDAPRELLDIYGDKNGFHYQVDEVGGVVAAGFPVDMIKTPARQLTLQYLSLYLLGILCFAGLISLFFDRLVMKNLHHLTWIFKTRFSGKQEQSIIKRLGQKDEIEGLVEGIDELALCLSQARNELEGYTQNLEVRVQDRTKALDLKAKKHLGDARLFVTLLSDFGRSQDTRQLISSLLESVGRRYKADQAVYHCTVVSENYYVWKSGQAIPPLSQKIKDLLWKDEILMQERQLFIPVKSPESHWGILNLSWNRTPDPDDMDPAILMALGQQVAILIENIHAFTNIRFQHDMLQSVFKGISDPLLLIDEDFRIIIANQGSKAILDQKTKRMKEEQLRGFLCLGSDRATACNILDQVISSGKSVKKEIKTLDNRYFDVELYPLGRQDQSKTQMVLYARDITLDKEMLDRMQQAERLSGIGKIAAGIAHESNNPLGVIQVYADLVKDGIDDPEARQDLDVILKHTRTAKNVVQNLLNLSRPQKNLSGVCDINSVIRMELEVFRAQANAKKIQLSLDLAPELPPVQCDVAVMAQILTNLWLNAVDAVQESGDQISLSTSNSGKEVCLTLEDNGPGIDDKIMDQIFDPFFTTKEVGKGTGLGLSVVYGFINELGGRIRVDNHRLTRFDIFFPGAPNPIQKEDCPRGNRL encoded by the coding sequence ATGCGCCCGGCCATGTCGTCCTCTTATATTTCCAGGCAGGTCATGACCCGGCTCAACATCAAGGATGCCTCAAACTATCATTACCGAAGGGTTTCCATAAAACCCAGGAACCAGGCTTCGGCACCTGATGATTTTGAAAAAAAACTGATCTCCGGGTTTAACCAGAACCGAAAACTGAGCTTCTGGGAGGACTCCACCCTGGTCAATGGAAAAGAATACCATCTGGTGGCCCGGCCCGTAACCTTCAAGCGATCGTGCATGCAATGCCACGGCGAGCCGGAAGATGCCCCCAGAGAGCTTCTTGATATTTATGGGGATAAAAATGGATTCCACTATCAGGTGGATGAGGTGGGAGGGGTTGTGGCGGCAGGATTTCCCGTGGACATGATCAAAACCCCGGCCCGGCAGCTGACCCTTCAATACCTGAGCCTTTACCTTTTGGGCATTCTCTGCTTTGCAGGCCTTATCAGTCTTTTTTTCGACCGTCTGGTCATGAAAAACCTTCACCATTTGACCTGGATTTTTAAAACACGGTTTTCAGGAAAACAGGAACAGTCCATTATCAAACGCCTGGGGCAGAAAGATGAAATCGAAGGGCTTGTGGAAGGGATTGACGAACTGGCCCTCTGCCTGTCCCAGGCCCGAAATGAACTGGAAGGATATACCCAGAACCTTGAGGTCAGGGTCCAGGACCGGACCAAAGCCCTGGACCTTAAGGCAAAAAAACACCTGGGGGATGCAAGACTCTTTGTGACCCTGCTCTCGGATTTCGGCCGTTCCCAGGATACCCGGCAGCTGATCTCAAGCCTTTTAGAAAGCGTGGGCCGCAGATACAAGGCAGACCAGGCGGTTTACCATTGCACCGTGGTCTCGGAAAACTATTATGTGTGGAAATCCGGCCAGGCCATTCCCCCCCTTTCCCAAAAAATCAAAGATTTGCTCTGGAAAGACGAAATTCTGATGCAGGAGCGTCAGCTGTTCATTCCGGTAAAATCCCCTGAAAGCCATTGGGGTATCCTGAATCTATCCTGGAACCGAACCCCGGACCCGGACGACATGGACCCGGCCATTCTCATGGCCTTGGGCCAGCAGGTGGCCATCCTCATTGAAAATATCCATGCCTTTACCAATATCAGGTTCCAGCATGATATGCTCCAGTCTGTTTTCAAGGGAATTTCAGACCCCTTGCTGCTCATTGACGAAGACTTTCGCATCATCATTGCCAACCAGGGATCAAAGGCCATCCTGGATCAAAAGACCAAACGGATGAAAGAAGAACAACTCAGAGGTTTTCTCTGCCTGGGAAGTGATAGAGCAACCGCCTGCAATATTCTGGACCAGGTGATCAGCTCGGGCAAATCCGTTAAAAAAGAGATCAAAACCCTGGACAACCGGTATTTTGATGTGGAACTTTATCCTTTGGGCCGCCAGGACCAGTCCAAAACCCAAATGGTCCTCTATGCAAGGGATATCACCCTTGACAAAGAGATGCTTGACCGGATGCAGCAGGCAGAAAGACTCTCTGGCATCGGCAAAATCGCTGCCGGAATTGCCCATGAAAGCAACAATCCTCTGGGAGTGATCCAGGTCTACGCCGACCTGGTTAAAGATGGGATTGACGATCCCGAGGCCAGGCAGGACCTGGATGTGATCCTCAAGCATACCCGCACCGCAAAAAATGTGGTCCAGAATCTGCTCAACCTGTCCAGGCCCCAAAAAAACCTCTCCGGCGTCTGTGACATCAATTCGGTGATCCGTATGGAACTTGAGGTATTCAGGGCCCAGGCCAATGCCAAAAAAATTCAGCTCAGCCTCGACCTTGCCCCCGAGCTTCCCCCGGTTCAATGCGATGTCGCGGTCATGGCACAGATTCTCACCAATCTCTGGCTCAATGCCGTGGATGCCGTGCAGGAAAGCGGAGACCAGATATCCCTGTCCACAAGCAATTCTGGAAAAGAGGTCTGTCTGACCCTTGAAGACAACGGCCCGGGAATTGATGACAAAATTATGGACCAGATCTTTGACCCCTTTTTCACCACCAAAGAGGTGGGCAAGGGCACCGGTTTGGGCCTCTCGGTTGTCTATGGATTTATCAATGAGCTGGGCGGCCGGATACGGGTAGACAACCACCGGCTTACCCGGTTTGATATTTTCTTCCCCGGCGCCCCGAACCCCATACAAAAAGAAGACTGCCCACGAGGAAACCGATTATGA
- a CDS encoding sigma-54-dependent Fis family transcriptional regulator — MKPYAILVVDDDPDFLKGIIRQLEKKFKEIKLIGKTNGQDALSVMTEGEIGILLSDLRMPGISGHELLAKALVLNPRLCAVMITGFATVKAAVNTLKTGAWDFITKPVEKQTLYHKVEKAIEHYDLARENLRLKDLVSAMSPDRACKWESPAMKQLQEKMTAIAVTGYTVLITGESGVGKEHIARQIHKLSNRKKASCHALNCPAIPEQLMENELFGHVKGAFTGAERNREGFFLAADKGTLILDEIGDISLPIQAKLLKFLQDKEIKPVGSSSSKRTDVRIIALTNQNLGHKIQDGSFRQDLYYRLNVLSLTVPPLRERHQDIPLLVRLFMDQTCKEMGLDPMEIDPLAMAFLARQPWPGNVRELLNYVRRLAVFSNGKTIDLGLVNLVDGELTYPAVLPSKGLPISYKEAKKQALDLFSKDYLTRLFIETRGNISETSRISGLERASIQKIIKRLNLDMDQFRPSS; from the coding sequence ATGAAACCATACGCCATCCTTGTTGTGGACGATGACCCGGACTTTTTAAAGGGCATCATCCGTCAGCTTGAAAAAAAATTCAAAGAGATCAAACTTATCGGCAAAACCAATGGGCAGGATGCCTTGTCAGTCATGACCGAGGGTGAGATCGGGATATTACTCTCGGATCTTCGCATGCCCGGGATTTCCGGCCATGAACTTTTGGCCAAGGCCCTGGTGCTCAATCCAAGGCTCTGTGCGGTGATGATCACAGGATTTGCCACGGTGAAGGCCGCAGTTAACACTTTGAAAACAGGGGCCTGGGACTTTATCACCAAGCCTGTGGAAAAGCAGACCCTCTATCATAAGGTTGAAAAGGCCATTGAGCACTATGACCTGGCCCGGGAAAACCTGCGTCTCAAAGACCTGGTCTCTGCCATGTCCCCGGACCGGGCATGCAAATGGGAAAGCCCTGCCATGAAACAACTCCAGGAAAAAATGACCGCCATTGCCGTGACCGGTTACACGGTTCTGATCACAGGGGAATCCGGGGTGGGCAAGGAACATATTGCAAGGCAAATACACAAGCTTTCCAACCGGAAAAAAGCCTCCTGTCATGCCCTGAACTGCCCGGCCATTCCGGAGCAGCTCATGGAAAACGAGTTGTTCGGTCATGTCAAAGGCGCCTTTACAGGGGCAGAACGAAACCGGGAGGGATTTTTCCTGGCCGCAGACAAGGGCACTCTCATCCTTGACGAAATCGGGGACATTTCCCTGCCCATCCAGGCAAAACTCTTGAAATTCCTTCAGGACAAGGAGATCAAGCCTGTGGGATCTTCCTCCTCCAAACGAACAGATGTGAGAATCATTGCCCTGACCAACCAGAATCTGGGCCATAAGATCCAGGACGGCAGTTTCCGCCAGGACCTTTATTACCGGCTCAATGTATTATCCCTGACCGTCCCCCCCCTGCGGGAGCGGCACCAGGATATTCCCCTTCTGGTCAGACTGTTCATGGACCAGACCTGTAAAGAGATGGGTCTGGATCCAATGGAAATTGACCCTTTGGCCATGGCATTCCTGGCACGCCAGCCATGGCCCGGCAATGTCAGGGAACTGCTCAACTATGTTCGAAGGCTGGCTGTTTTTTCCAATGGGAAAACCATTGATCTGGGGCTTGTCAATCTGGTGGATGGAGAATTGACCTACCCCGCTGTTTTGCCCTCCAAAGGCCTGCCCATCTCATATAAAGAGGCCAAAAAGCAAGCGCTGGACCTGTTTTCAAAAGATTATCTGACCCGGCTTTTTATTGAAACCCGGGGCAATATATCTGAGACCTCCCGTATCAGCGGCCTGGAAAGGGCATCCATCCAGAAGATTATCAAACGCCTCAACCTGGATATGGACCAGTTCAGACCTTCATCCTGA
- a CDS encoding CoB--CoM heterodisulfide reductase iron-sulfur subunit A family protein: MAKVGVYVCHCGSNIAGVVDVQAVEEFARTLPEVTVARRNLFMCSDPGQEIIRQDIRDGLVDKVVVAACTPRTHEPIFRRVLEVEGLNKYLFEMANIRDQDSWVHAHDKKGATQKAKQIVASAVAKARNLAPLEDKYVDVEKAALVIGGGVAGIFSALDLANMGNKVYLVEKEPSIGGVMAQLDKTFPTNDCSACILTPVMVDAGNHPNIELLTYAEVESVDGYIGNFDVKIRKKQSYIDWNKCTGCGACAEACPVRVPNEYNAGLDNRPAAYIHFPQAVPKKAVIDIDACLNCAGRKIGRELKISKKTGKPLLAPCERACPAGAIDRSLNLDPKGELVEARVGAIVVATGFKVMEKECFKNLAPDSPNVMTALQLERLISATGPTEGKLLRLTDMRKPKTISFLSCVGSRDENHHTYCSRVCCMYMIKQAKLLKEKYQDLEIYMHFMDVRTPGKDFDEYYTSALAMGIHIIRGRVGGIDKLPGDRLRVQGYDADLSSNIEIDADMVILASAIELPETIKPLAQKMSLTLDGSGFFKELHPKLKPVETAVEGIFLAGCCQGPKDIPDTVAQAKGAAAAAAVPLSQGRVKIEPIISEIITDRCSGCGICVPLCPYGAISMDSVHEKPRAVIDITQCKGCGVCTTACSSSAIQLHGYTEDQIMSQIQALTA, from the coding sequence ATGGCAAAAGTGGGTGTTTATGTCTGTCATTGCGGTTCAAACATTGCCGGTGTGGTTGATGTTCAAGCCGTTGAGGAGTTTGCCCGAACTCTGCCTGAGGTTACCGTGGCCCGAAGGAATCTGTTCATGTGTTCCGATCCCGGCCAGGAGATTATACGGCAGGATATTAGAGATGGTCTAGTCGATAAAGTCGTTGTAGCAGCCTGTACGCCAAGAACACATGAGCCCATTTTTAGAAGGGTTCTGGAGGTAGAAGGATTAAACAAATATCTGTTTGAAATGGCCAATATCAGGGATCAGGACTCTTGGGTCCATGCCCATGATAAAAAGGGGGCCACCCAGAAGGCCAAACAGATTGTGGCATCTGCCGTGGCCAAGGCCAGAAACCTTGCCCCCCTTGAAGATAAATACGTGGATGTTGAAAAGGCCGCCCTTGTTATTGGCGGAGGGGTTGCAGGCATTTTTTCAGCCCTGGATCTGGCCAACATGGGCAATAAGGTCTATCTGGTGGAAAAAGAGCCTTCCATTGGCGGTGTGATGGCCCAGTTAGACAAAACCTTTCCCACCAATGACTGTTCGGCCTGTATTCTCACCCCGGTAATGGTCGATGCCGGAAACCATCCGAACATTGAGCTTTTAACATACGCCGAAGTTGAATCTGTGGATGGATATATCGGCAATTTTGACGTTAAAATCAGAAAAAAACAAAGCTATATTGACTGGAATAAATGCACCGGCTGCGGGGCCTGTGCCGAGGCCTGCCCGGTAAGGGTCCCCAATGAATACAATGCCGGTCTGGACAACCGACCTGCGGCTTACATCCATTTTCCCCAGGCCGTGCCCAAAAAGGCGGTCATCGATATAGACGCCTGCCTTAACTGCGCAGGCCGTAAAATAGGCCGTGAATTAAAAATCAGTAAAAAAACAGGCAAGCCCCTTTTGGCCCCTTGTGAAAGGGCCTGTCCCGCAGGCGCCATTGACCGAAGCTTAAACCTTGATCCTAAAGGAGAGCTTGTCGAGGCCAGGGTGGGTGCCATTGTGGTTGCAACCGGTTTCAAGGTGATGGAAAAAGAATGTTTTAAAAACCTGGCGCCGGATTCTCCCAATGTGATGACGGCACTTCAGCTGGAACGGCTGATATCTGCCACCGGCCCCACAGAAGGAAAACTGCTTCGACTCACGGATATGCGAAAACCCAAAACCATCTCTTTTCTTTCATGCGTAGGGTCCAGGGATGAAAACCATCATACCTATTGCTCGAGGGTCTGCTGCATGTACATGATCAAACAGGCCAAACTGCTCAAGGAAAAATACCAGGATCTTGAGATCTATATGCATTTTATGGATGTCAGAACCCCGGGCAAGGATTTTGACGAGTATTATACCTCGGCGCTGGCCATGGGCATACATATCATCCGGGGGCGAGTCGGCGGTATTGACAAGCTTCCCGGAGACCGGCTAAGGGTTCAAGGATACGATGCAGATCTGTCATCAAACATAGAGATTGATGCGGATATGGTGATCCTGGCCTCGGCAATTGAACTGCCCGAAACCATCAAGCCTTTGGCCCAGAAAATGAGCCTTACCTTAGACGGATCCGGTTTTTTCAAAGAGCTTCATCCCAAACTCAAACCCGTGGAAACCGCAGTGGAAGGAATCTTTCTTGCCGGATGCTGCCAGGGACCCAAGGATATTCCTGATACGGTGGCCCAGGCAAAGGGCGCTGCCGCTGCCGCCGCCGTGCCCCTGTCCCAGGGACGGGTAAAAATTGAACCCATCATTTCTGAGATCATAACAGACCGGTGCAGTGGCTGCGGTATCTGTGTGCCGCTTTGTCCATACGGCGCCATTTCCATGGATTCTGTTCATGAAAAGCCCCGTGCCGTAATTGATATCACCCAATGCAAAGGCTGCGGTGTCTGTACAACGGCCTGTTCCTCTTCCGCCATTCAGCTTCACGGCTACACCGAGGATCAGATAATGTCTCAAATTCAAGCGTTAACAGCATAG
- a CDS encoding 4Fe-4S dicluster domain-containing protein — translation MTAINLTDMDSGQVINEIVKNGGEGITRCIQCNACASVCPVAQAGFPLYGRLLIKKLQTGHFEEIIEDPSSWACQACNRCTEICPRDARPFEIVFAFRRIQAQELAISASAFTPLMNLYETGHAVYSESSKELRAKVGLPQEPPTSVGSEKAKEEIRTLLDNGPMGDLGIF, via the coding sequence ATGACTGCGATTAATCTCACCGACATGGACAGTGGGCAAGTGATCAATGAGATTGTGAAAAACGGGGGCGAGGGAATTACCCGGTGCATTCAGTGCAATGCCTGTGCCTCGGTCTGCCCGGTTGCACAGGCCGGCTTTCCGCTTTACGGCAGGCTTCTGATCAAAAAACTTCAAACAGGCCATTTCGAAGAAATCATTGAAGACCCTTCAAGCTGGGCGTGTCAGGCCTGCAACAGGTGTACGGAAATATGTCCAAGGGATGCCAGACCCTTTGAGATCGTCTTTGCCTTTCGGAGAATCCAGGCCCAGGAGCTGGCCATTTCAGCTTCGGCCTTTACCCCTCTAATGAATCTTTATGAAACCGGTCATGCGGTTTATTCGGAATCATCAAAAGAGCTGAGAGCAAAAGTGGGGCTGCCCCAAGAGCCCCCCACCTCCGTTGGAAGCGAAAAGGCCAAAGAGGAAATCAGAACCCTACTGGACAATGGCCCCATGGGCGATCTTGGAATTTTTTAG
- a CDS encoding CoB--CoM heterodisulfide reductase iron-sulfur subunit B family protein, with the protein MDKCGLYLGCNIPFKAPDIEQSLYKVFPALGVEVVDMDGASCCPAWGTAPSFDVDTWLSVSGRNITIAEDQNVDIMTGCNSCFGVLSEAKHMIDHNMERKKTLNKNLEGINRKYKGSSEVYHISHILHRDIGVDRIGQSLKYTLKHLKIAVQPGCHVLWPSDMMAVKEENSFEPTLLKDLCQALEADVPEYSRLNACCGMGAMKSTDQKRSIGLLKEKLLSIKQEADPDMIVTTCSSCFLQLDSGQQSLKKSGDIDFEIPVFYYSQLLALCMGFKPEQVACISETPRDAIIKTIQSNERLTEVN; encoded by the coding sequence ATGGATAAATGCGGTTTATATCTGGGGTGTAACATCCCTTTTAAGGCCCCTGATATTGAGCAATCATTGTATAAGGTATTCCCTGCTCTAGGGGTTGAGGTTGTCGACATGGACGGTGCATCATGCTGCCCTGCCTGGGGTACGGCCCCATCCTTTGACGTGGACACCTGGCTTTCGGTTTCAGGCCGGAATATCACAATTGCCGAAGATCAAAATGTTGATATCATGACCGGATGCAACTCCTGTTTTGGGGTCCTGAGCGAAGCCAAGCACATGATCGACCATAACATGGAAAGAAAAAAGACCCTGAACAAAAATCTTGAAGGCATCAACCGAAAGTATAAAGGATCCTCGGAGGTGTACCACATCTCCCATATCCTGCACCGGGACATTGGGGTTGACAGAATCGGACAATCCCTTAAATACACCCTTAAACATCTGAAAATTGCGGTTCAGCCGGGATGCCACGTTCTCTGGCCTTCGGATATGATGGCGGTAAAAGAAGAAAATTCCTTTGAGCCCACATTGCTCAAAGATCTTTGCCAGGCCCTTGAGGCGGATGTCCCCGAATACAGCAGACTCAATGCCTGCTGTGGTATGGGTGCCATGAAAAGTACCGACCAGAAACGGTCTATAGGCCTTTTAAAAGAAAAATTGCTGAGCATAAAGCAGGAAGCGGACCCGGATATGATTGTGACCACCTGTTCATCCTGTTTTCTACAGCTGGACAGCGGCCAGCAAAGCCTTAAAAAGAGCGGGGACATTGATTTTGAAATTCCGGTTTTCTATTACTCCCAGCTTCTGGCCCTGTGTATGGGCTTTAAGCCGGAACAGGTGGCATGCATCAGCGAAACGCCCAGGGATGCCATTATCAAAACAATTCAGAGCAACGAACGCTTAACGGAGGTCAACTAA
- a CDS encoding hydrogenase iron-sulfur subunit, with protein MEFIPNIVGFACQWCTYAGADLAGNLRCKYPPTIKLIKVPCSGRVNPEYVLKALAGGADGVLVGGCHFGDCHYKDGNHKTKNRMDMLSRLIEDMGFDSRRFRREWISGAEGKKFAEMVTDFTNTLKELGPNPINGDNK; from the coding sequence ATGGAATTTATTCCTAATATTGTGGGGTTTGCATGTCAGTGGTGCACTTATGCGGGCGCGGATCTTGCCGGAAATCTTCGATGCAAGTATCCGCCCACGATTAAACTGATCAAGGTTCCTTGCTCGGGCAGAGTTAATCCTGAATATGTTCTCAAGGCCCTTGCCGGGGGCGCAGACGGGGTTCTGGTCGGCGGATGTCATTTTGGAGACTGCCATTACAAGGACGGTAATCATAAAACCAAAAACCGAATGGATATGCTCAGCCGGTTGATTGAGGATATGGGATTCGATTCAAGGCGGTTCCGCCGGGAATGGATATCCGGTGCTGAAGGTAAAAAATTTGCCGAAATGGTAACCGATTTTACCAACACCCTCAAAGAACTGGGTCCTAACCCCATTAATGGAGATAATAAATAA
- a CDS encoding F420-nonreducing hydrogenase → MADKIKCGFLLLGGCAGCEMAVVDLSEKLVDVLEHIEIVFWAPTVTDVKYDDLESMADNSIDVAFIDGMVRLDEHIHMAKLMRAKAKTVVAFGICACLGGTAGLSSLHTKEELFEKAFKNTPSTDNPDGIYPQPECLVDGKYDLTLPVYEDKVRTLNDIVDVDYYIGGCPPHQDHVEAAITAIIEGNLPPKGSWITNGKAVCDVCDRNPGSKGEKRVLVDKVLRTVDGVPDENTCLLQQGYICFGPITQGDCNAACLKVNQPCRGCGAPLSNNEDFGARALSTIGSILEGEEATATLMDKYPNLAKFFYRYALPSGILPRKI, encoded by the coding sequence ATGGCTGATAAAATTAAATGTGGTTTTCTACTTTTAGGGGGGTGCGCCGGCTGTGAAATGGCAGTTGTGGACCTGTCGGAAAAATTGGTGGATGTGCTCGAGCATATTGAAATTGTTTTCTGGGCCCCCACGGTGACCGATGTCAAATATGATGATCTGGAATCCATGGCGGACAATTCAATTGATGTTGCCTTCATTGACGGCATGGTCCGGCTGGACGAGCATATTCATATGGCAAAACTCATGCGGGCCAAGGCAAAAACAGTGGTTGCCTTTGGTATCTGCGCCTGCCTTGGCGGGACAGCAGGACTTTCCAGCCTGCACACCAAGGAAGAATTGTTTGAAAAAGCATTTAAAAACACCCCTTCAACGGACAACCCCGACGGGATCTATCCCCAGCCCGAGTGCCTTGTGGACGGAAAATATGACCTGACCCTGCCGGTTTATGAGGATAAGGTCAGAACCTTAAACGATATTGTGGATGTTGATTATTATATCGGGGGCTGTCCTCCCCATCAAGATCATGTTGAAGCAGCTATCACCGCAATTATAGAAGGGAACCTGCCCCCTAAGGGGTCTTGGATCACCAATGGAAAGGCCGTCTGCGATGTCTGCGACCGGAACCCCGGATCCAAGGGAGAAAAAAGAGTCCTGGTGGACAAGGTATTAAGAACCGTTGACGGGGTCCCCGACGAAAACACCTGTCTTTTGCAGCAGGGATATATCTGTTTTGGCCCCATTACCCAGGGAGACTGCAATGCCGCCTGCCTCAAGGTCAACCAGCCCTGTAGGGGCTGCGGGGCACCGCTTTCAAACAATGAAGATTTCGGGGCCCGGGCCCTTTCCACCATCGGTTCAATCCTGGAAGGCGAAGAGGCCACCGCAACCTTGATGGATAAATATCCCAACCTGGCAAAATTCTTTTACCGGTATGCACTTCCATCTGGAATCCTTCCCAGAAAAATATAG